The following is a genomic window from Marinococcus sp. PL1-022.
TCTTCATCTGGAACATGGCGCGGGACTATACAGGTGATTATATAGCGATGCTTATATCCTCGGTACCGGGGATAATATATACAGTATATCGCTTCGTACTGCTGAAAAAGGTAAATACGTTCGGGATTTATATGATTGCTACCCTGATCATCGGCACTGTTCTCGATCTTATTGCCGGCGGCGGATTACAGCTTTTGTGGAATAATATTTACTACGATTTTGTTATGGGTGCCTTTTTTATTTTAACCGTCATTTTTATGCGGCCGATCTGGCTCTTTTTCACCGTCGATTTTATGGAGCTGCAGGGCGGAGACCGTAAGCAGCTGAAAAAGCAGTTTTACGTACGCAAATACTTATGGGTATTTCAGGCGATTACGCTTTTTTTCGCTCTCCGGGAATTTATTCTCGCGTTCGTTAAAATCTGGCTTGTGCAGAGCTACGGTGTGGAAGCCTTCGATGAAGGGATTATTCTGCGGCAGGTGCTTTCGTGGACCATGAGCTTTATTGCCGTTGTCGGGTTTATCTTTATTGCCAAGTGGCTGCATGAAGACGGCATCGATGCCGGGGAAATCACAAACACCGGCCAGAATCGCGAAAACGAAGAGAAGGACAACGAAGCAAAGGACGAAGCGCCGGAAAACGAGCGGGAAAAAACATCTGATCAAAGAACGTAAAAGCAGCCGCGAATGGCTGCTTTTTTAGTTTGTCAGGCGTGAAGCACCGACGGATGGAAACGGGTGGAAATGATCGCCGGAAATCGGTAAAATAGCAGGGAGATCTTTGGTTATTACAGAAAGCGGGCTGCATACATATGGATGAGTTTTCATTATCGATTTTATTGTTTTTGATTGTGATCGGTTTTCTCGCTGCGTTTGTCGATGCGGTAGTTGGCGGGGGCGGGCTGATTGCCATGCCGGCGCTTCTTTTTACCGGCATGTCACCGCAGACGGCGCTTGGTACGAATAAGCTCGCGGGCACCATGGGCTCCGGCACGAGCATGATTTCCTTTCTCCGGCACGGGCAGATTAATAAACGTCTTGTGTTTACGCTTTTTCCCCTGGCGTTTGTGGGGTCGGTCCTCGGCGTCATCGTCGTGCAGCGGATCCCGCCGGATATTCTGGAGCCGATCATTTTAATTTTGCTTGTCGTCGTAACAATTTATAC
Proteins encoded in this region:
- a CDS encoding VC0807 family protein, with product MQQKHIMWFDIIFYVVFPIFIWNMARDYTGDYIAMLISSVPGIIYTVYRFVLLKKVNTFGIYMIATLIIGTVLDLIAGGGLQLLWNNIYYDFVMGAFFILTVIFMRPIWLFFTVDFMELQGGDRKQLKKQFYVRKYLWVFQAITLFFALREFILAFVKIWLVQSYGVEAFDEGIILRQVLSWTMSFIAVVGFIFIAKWLHEDGIDAGEITNTGQNRENEEKDNEAKDEAPENEREKTSDQRT